The Helianthus annuus cultivar XRQ/B chromosome 16, HanXRQr2.0-SUNRISE, whole genome shotgun sequence genome includes a window with the following:
- the LOC110919473 gene encoding extensin-like, translating to MTTVATTHHHRHLLLPPPPPPTSAPIVTHRRHLHPRSHSPPPPTPATNPRLRRHPPPTSTTADHHRRRHPPPLSSLPPTSAPATTHRYRLPPPPPTTATTTTYHHPPPPTTVTHHRFYSFVYSFLPNKTK from the coding sequence ATGACTACTGTCGCGACCACCCACCATCACCGTCACCTACttttgccgccaccaccaccacccacctccgCCCCTATTGTCACCCACCGTCGACACCTCCACCCTCGCAGtcactcgccgccaccacccaccCCCGCCACCAACCCCCGCCTCCGTCGTCACCCGCCACCTACCTCCACCACTGCCGATCACCACCGCCGTCGTCACCCACCACCTTTATCATCACTGCCGCCTACCTCTGCCCCTGCCACCACCCACCGCTACCGTCTCCCACCACCACCTCCGACCACCGCTACAACTaccacctatcaccacccaccaccaccgactACCGTCACTCACCAccgattttattccttcgtctATTCTTTCCTACCAAACAAAACAAAGTAG